A window of Primulina tabacum isolate GXHZ01 chromosome 4, ASM2559414v2, whole genome shotgun sequence contains these coding sequences:
- the LOC142543355 gene encoding uncharacterized protein LOC142543355 has translation MRPLDEKETTQVFNKLHKFVGGNLKNIVLDNQSHEGPDSIPGRYCFRLQKARVYYVSESLVRRATNIKREKLISLGTQIGKFTKAGKFHLTVQSLNLLAANAKHKVWLKPTSEMSFLYGNSVLKGGVGRITENIQVNDGVVVFSMADVPLGFGDAAKSTVDCRKMDPNGIVVHRHADIGEYLRMEDDL, from the coding sequence ATGAGGCCACTGGACGAGAAGGAAACCACCCAAGTCTTCAACAAACTCCACAAATTCGTCGGCGGAAACCTCAAAAACATCGTTTTAGACAATCAATCGCACGAAGGACCGGACTCAATCCCCGGCCGCTACTGCTTCCGCCTCCAAAAAGCCCGCGTGTACTACGTTTCCGAATCTCTGGTCAGGCGTGCCACCAATATCAAGCGTGAAAAGTTGATCTCCCTTGGAACCCAGATCGGTAAATTCACCAAAGCGGGGAAATTTCATCTCACGGTCCAAAGCTTGAATCTTTTGGCTGCGAATGCAAAGCACAAGGTTTGGTTGAAACCCACTTCTGAGATGAGTTTTCTCTATGGGAACAGTGTGTTGAAAGGCGGGGTGGGGAGGATTACGGAGAATATTCAGGTGAACGATGGGGTGGTGGTGTTCTCCATGGCGGATGTGCCGTTGGGATTTGGTGATGCGGCGAAGAGCACGGTGGATTGCCGGAAGATGGATCCTAATGGGATTGTGGTGCATAGGCATGCCGATATTGGGGAGTATTTGAGGATGGAGGATGATCTTTAG